The proteins below are encoded in one region of Bosea sp. BIWAKO-01:
- a CDS encoding methyltransferase domain-containing protein, giving the protein MSWRDFWNSEHAIYVSPRHKLLHYRQIATDLIRHIPSPEAVVLDHGCGEALAADRVAAACARLYLCEAAPSVREKLRATFGAIPAITVVSPEEVEALDDGALDLVVANSLIQYLGREELAQLLLLWRRKLKPGGHLVIADVIPPDVSALTDATQLLSFAWRGGFLIAALGGLVRTAFSDYRKLRAEYGLSTYSAAAIVTLIREGGFDEIERQPNFGHNPHRMTFRARNPG; this is encoded by the coding sequence ATGTCCTGGCGCGATTTCTGGAACAGCGAGCACGCGATCTATGTCTCGCCCCGTCACAAGCTGCTGCACTACCGCCAGATCGCCACCGACCTGATTCGCCATATCCCCTCGCCCGAGGCGGTCGTGCTGGATCACGGTTGCGGCGAAGCGCTGGCCGCCGATCGCGTCGCCGCAGCCTGCGCCAGGCTCTATCTCTGCGAGGCGGCCCCGAGCGTGCGTGAAAAGCTGCGTGCGACCTTTGGCGCGATCCCGGCGATCACCGTCGTCTCGCCGGAGGAGGTCGAGGCACTTGACGACGGCGCGCTCGATCTCGTCGTCGCCAACTCGCTGATCCAGTATCTCGGCCGTGAGGAGCTGGCGCAGTTGCTCCTGCTCTGGCGACGCAAGCTGAAGCCCGGCGGACATCTCGTCATCGCCGATGTGATTCCACCCGATGTCAGCGCGCTGACCGACGCCACGCAACTGCTCTCCTTCGCCTGGCGCGGCGGCTTCCTGATTGCCGCGCTCGGCGGGCTCGTCCGCACCGCGTTCTCCGATTATCGGAAGCTGCGCGCCGAGTACGGGCTCTCGACCTATAGCGCTGCCGCCATCGTCACTCTGATCCGAGAGGGCGGGTTCGACGAAATCGAGCGCCAGCCGAACTTCG
- a CDS encoding cyclopropane-fatty-acyl-phospholipid synthase family protein yields the protein MLLLPRLLKRFVRQGRLTVITPDNKRHVFGPGPGPILFAGQNKTAPAVTVRFSDDKIEREIFLNPELALAEGYMDGRVNFEDGSTIHDLLSLFWLQRKEMRKHPLQKAIRNIRFRIRRFRMHNPLGVAGKKVKHHYDIPTDFYRLWLDETMTYSCAYWHSPEVGLEAAQKAKLRHIAAKLKIEPGMTVLDIGSGWGELAIYLAKACGAKVTGLNVSPDQMAAAQKRAEAAGVGGSVTFINKDYRELTGSFDRVVSVGMMEHVGVAHYLEYFEKIRDLLTPDGIALVHCIGRVGPPGFTGPFFDKYIFPGGYAPAMSEVFAAVEQTGLWSSDCEFWRRHYHWTLAAWRQRFLAKREEVVGMMGERFARMWEFYLSACEISFDIGGDMVFQLLLGPHKSAVPVIRDYITENERALEAQGF from the coding sequence ATGCTGCTGTTGCCGCGACTTCTGAAACGCTTCGTCAGGCAAGGGCGCCTGACGGTGATCACCCCGGACAACAAGCGCCATGTCTTCGGGCCCGGCCCGGGGCCAATCCTGTTCGCTGGTCAGAACAAGACCGCGCCGGCTGTCACCGTGCGCTTCTCTGACGACAAGATCGAGCGCGAGATCTTTCTGAATCCCGAGCTGGCCCTGGCCGAAGGCTACATGGACGGGCGGGTGAATTTCGAGGACGGCTCGACGATCCACGACCTGCTCAGTCTGTTCTGGCTGCAGCGCAAGGAGATGCGCAAGCATCCGCTGCAAAAGGCGATCCGCAACATCCGTTTCCGCATCCGGCGCTTCCGGATGCACAACCCGCTCGGCGTGGCCGGCAAGAAGGTCAAGCACCACTACGACATCCCGACCGATTTCTACCGTCTCTGGCTCGACGAGACGATGACCTATTCCTGCGCCTATTGGCATAGTCCGGAGGTGGGGCTCGAAGCTGCGCAGAAGGCAAAACTCCGCCATATCGCGGCCAAGCTGAAGATCGAACCCGGCATGACGGTTCTGGATATCGGTTCGGGATGGGGCGAGCTCGCGATCTATCTCGCCAAGGCCTGTGGAGCCAAGGTGACCGGGCTGAATGTCTCGCCCGACCAGATGGCGGCGGCGCAGAAGCGGGCCGAAGCGGCCGGGGTCGGCGGCAGCGTCACTTTCATCAACAAGGACTATCGCGAACTGACCGGCAGCTTCGACCGCGTCGTCTCGGTCGGCATGATGGAGCATGTCGGCGTTGCGCATTACCTCGAATATTTCGAGAAGATCCGCGATCTGCTGACGCCGGACGGGATTGCGTTGGTGCACTGCATCGGCCGGGTCGGCCCTCCGGGCTTCACTGGACCGTTCTTCGACAAATACATCTTCCCGGGCGGGTACGCACCGGCGATGTCGGAGGTGTTCGCGGCGGTCGAGCAGACAGGGCTCTGGTCGTCGGACTGCGAGTTCTGGCGCCGGCATTACCACTGGACGCTGGCTGCCTGGCGCCAGCGGTTTCTCGCCAAGCGCGAGGAGGTCGTTGGCATGATGGGCGAGCGTTTCGCGCGGATGTGGGAGTTCTACCTCTCGGCCTGCGAGATCTCGTTCGATATCGGGGGGGACATGGTTTTCCAGCTCCTGCTCGGCCCGCACAAGAGCGCCGTGCCGGTGATCCGCGACTACATCACCGAGAATGAGAGAGCTCTGGAGGCGCAAGGCTTCTGA
- a CDS encoding GNAT family N-acetyltransferase yields MVAEDWVAFRALRLVALSDTPEAFGASHAEEAAQPDSFFRSRLAAEEPNRVFGAFSDSGDLIGIAGFRATFSAKSRHKGVLWGVYVVAGWRGDGVGRALVDALIGHAARHVLVLQAHVVTTNRAAHSLYTRLGFAPYGIESKALYVDGQFYDEALLALDFTQAAEP; encoded by the coding sequence TTGGTGGCGGAAGACTGGGTCGCATTCCGCGCGCTGCGCCTGGTTGCGTTGTCCGACACGCCGGAGGCCTTCGGCGCAAGCCACGCCGAAGAGGCCGCCCAGCCGGACAGCTTCTTCCGCTCGCGCCTCGCCGCCGAGGAACCCAACAGGGTCTTCGGGGCCTTCTCCGACAGCGGTGACCTGATCGGGATCGCAGGCTTCCGCGCAACCTTCTCTGCCAAGTCGCGCCACAAGGGCGTGCTCTGGGGCGTCTACGTTGTGGCTGGCTGGCGCGGGGATGGGGTCGGCCGCGCGCTCGTCGATGCCCTCATCGGGCACGCCGCGCGGCACGTCCTGGTGCTTCAGGCCCACGTCGTGACGACGAACCGCGCCGCACATTCGCTCTACACCCGACTCGGCTTTGCCCCCTATGGCATCGAATCCAAAGCGTTGTACGTCGACGGCCAGTTCTATGACGAAGCGCTTCTGGCGCTGGATTTCACGCAAGCCGCCGAGCCTTGA